Sequence from the Fulvivirga ligni genome:
TTTTGTGTTTGCAGAGAATTATACACAGCCCCTGCAACGGATATTATTAATACAAAGGCAAATATTCCTACTATTCGCTGATTTGTCGTAAGTTTTGTAATTTTCATATACGAAGTATTTTAATCTTTTTTAACTGATGAGAATAATTTTGGCTTAGCAATAAGCATTACTGCTATCCATTGCTGATATCTATTATGATCACCACCTTTTATCAATTCCATAGATGAGGTTGCAAACATGGTGGCATAGGAAAATCTGGCACTTAGATATTCATTAATTGTATGTTTTAATTGAAAGTCTATTTCATTTCCTAGCTGGGCATCAGCTTCCTGCAGAGTTTCCGGATCTAGAAAGCTGCCTCCGAAGGCAAAATTATGATATGAAAATTCCGCCTCTGTTTTTGTAGATAACTTGTAGAAGATACTACCGAATGTATTTCTTACTCCACCTCCTTGGGTATTGCTTTCGATATTGAGAAAATAGTCCATATACCCATAGTATCTATGTCCATCTCCAAAGAGCTTATTAAAAGAACGGTTGACTTGCTCGCCACTGAGTTGATCATTGCCGCTAAAAAAATTCACTCCGGCAGCTAGCTTAACTTTTTTAGACACTTGATAGGTAGGAATAATGGAGAACATATATGCTCGGGTATCCAAGCCGGACGGAGCTTTACCATATTGATAATAGAAGGAGGCCTGTGTCTTCAGATCAGATTCTTTATTCCCTTGATTAATGTATACCCCAGAGGTATACCTTGGATACAAGCTTTCAAAGTTGTCTGGATCTTCATTACCATCTACAGCATTCAATACAGATAATGAAATCTGCTTATTTAACGTCTTATTAACCCATAATATA
This genomic interval carries:
- a CDS encoding alginate export family protein — translated: MKLFLLSCFILLGFVSIGYSQFTVNANFRARSEYRDGARILLDDNTNPALVSSQRTRLITSYKDAQFEIQVSFQNARIWGADDERANVPNINLSEGWVKYYFSENQEGFAMKIGRQHLVLDDGRIFGMRNWNDIAVSHDLALLQWNKKGWDIQLAAGYNNDANKYQESAYNVNYYKYLAILWVNKTLNKQISLSVLNAVDGNEDPDNFESLYPRYTSGVYINQGNKESDLKTQASFYYQYGKAPSGLDTRAYMFSIIPTYQVSKKVKLAAGVNFFSGNDQLSGEQVNRSFNKLFGDGHRYYGYMDYFLNIESNTQGGGVRNTFGSIFYKLSTKTEAEFSYHNFAFGGSFLDPETLQEADAQLGNEIDFQLKHTINEYLSARFSYATMFATSSMELIKGGDHNRYQQWIAVMLIAKPKLFSSVKKD